The Kwoniella bestiolae CBS 10118 chromosome 7, complete sequence genome has a segment encoding these proteins:
- a CDS encoding mitochondrial 54S ribosomal protein uL11m, with the protein MSKKTAAASAQLVKIVVGAGKATPTPPVGPALGARGVKAMDFCKEFNARTATYTQSIPIPTLITISPDRTFTFSTRTPPVSYLIKKTLGLEKGSGEAMGKPTGTKLSLKHVYEIAKIKAGDEDLGALGLERIARGIVGTARSLGVEVVP; encoded by the exons ATGTCAAAAAAGACGGCGGCAGCATCAGCCCAATTGGTA AAAATCGTCGTTGGAGCTGGCAAGGCAACACCAACGCCACCTGTCGGTCCTGCATTGGGTGCTAGAGGTGTGAAAGCAATGGATTTCTGTAAAGagtt CAACGCCCGCACAGCAACCTACACCCaatccatccccatccccacacTGATAACCATCTCCCCCGACCGAAcattcaccttctcaacaCGCACACCCCCCGTATCGTACCTTATCAAGAAGACCCTGGGTCTGGAGAAGGGATCAGGCGAGGCGATGGGTAAACCGACGGGAACaaagttgagcttgaagcATGTGTATGAGATTGCAAAGATAAAAGCGGGTGATGAGGATTTGGGGGCGTTGGGTCTCGAGAGGATAGCGAGGGGGATTGTGGGGACGGCTAGGAGTTTGGGGGTCGAGGTGGTTCCGTAG
- a CDS encoding 40S ribosomal protein uS2, whose amino-acid sequence MSADRLPKALQATEEDIQLLLAAQAHLGTKNCDKTMESYVWKRRADGIHVLNVGKTWEKLVLAARVLATIDNPNDICVISARPYGHRAVLKFGSFTGAQAIAGRFTPGSFTNYITRSFKEPRVIVVTDPRVDHQAIREAAYVNIPVIAFCDTDASLKFVDIAIPGNNKSRHSVGLLWYLLCREVLRLKGQVPRGPTGPSGWETLPDLFFYRDPEEIEREAAEKAAAQADAEGGDADAAATGAATGVAQEWDAGNAADSVLAAQPTEQALDWSAEPTSGDWTAEPAQDASGGW is encoded by the exons ATGTCCGCTGACAGACTTCCTAAAGCCCTTCAAGCTACCGAGGAGGATATCCAACTTCTCTTGGCCGCTCAAGCTCACTTGGGTACCAAGAACTGTGATAAGACCATGGAGTCTTACGTCTGGAAGAGACGAgctgatg GTATCCACGTCCTCAACGTCGGTAAGACCTGGGAAAAGCTCGTCCTCGCCGCCCGAGTTCTCGCTACCATCGACAACCCCAACGATATCTGTGTGATCTCAGCCAGACCTTACGGTCACAGAGCCGTCCTCAAGTTCGGTTCTTTCACCGGTGCCCAAGCTATCGCCGGTCGATTCACCCCTGGTTCATTCACCAACTACATCACTCGATCGTTCAAGGAACCCCGAGTCATCGTTGTAACCGACCCTAGAGTTGACCACCAAGCTATCCGAGAGGCTGCTTACGTTAACATCCC AGTCATCGCCTTCTGTGACACCGACGCCTCCCTCAAGTTCGTCGACATCGCCATCCCAGGAAACAACAAGTCCCGACACTCCGTCGGTCTCCTCTGGTACCTCCTCTGTCGAGAGGTCCTTAGACTCAAGGGACAAGTTCCCCGAGGTCCCACCGGTCCTTCAGGATGGGAGACCCTCCccgatctcttcttctacaGAGATCCCGAGGAGATCGAGCGAGAGGCCGCCGAAAAGGCCGCTGCTCAAGCCGATGCCGAGGGTGGTGATGCCGATGCTGCCGCCACTGGTGCTGCTACTGGTGTAGCTCAGGAATGGGACGCTGGAAACGCCGCTGATTCCGTCCTTGCTGCTCAACCCACTGAGCAAG CCCTCGACTGGTCCGCTGAACCCACCTCTGGAGACTGGACCGCCGAGCCCGCTCAAGACGCTTCGGGCGGTTGGTAA